A stretch of Paenibacillus mucilaginosus 3016 DNA encodes these proteins:
- a CDS encoding metal-dependent hydrolase, producing the protein MDTGSHLLFGGTLAGLAAALYPPAAQDGTLFAAVLTVSLSGSHAPDLDTFARLKGYTAYIRMHRGVTHSLPALPLWPLLLSVLSAWGFGMWAHLAFLYGVGLAAVCFHVFLDWMNAYGVQCFRPFCRRWRHLDVLPLFDPFLFALHSAGLLLWMLGGIEAGRVFLPLYGLTFLYIGGRMLYQRRVVQRIGRELQLSGTTHVIPGLHPLRWQFVLETGGYFYTGVVRGAKVKVLDVYAKGSGAEGAVIEATLATDGVRAFLGFAQRVHVQAAALGDGYLVQWRDVRFWHNHQLPFGVDVQLDRDLNVVSHSFGWRKKAWDPPFV; encoded by the coding sequence ATGGATACGGGAAGCCATCTGCTGTTCGGAGGGACGCTGGCGGGCCTTGCGGCGGCGCTCTATCCCCCTGCGGCCCAGGACGGTACGCTGTTTGCCGCTGTCCTGACCGTGAGCCTCTCCGGCTCGCATGCGCCGGACCTGGACACCTTCGCGAGGCTGAAGGGGTATACGGCCTATATCCGGATGCACCGGGGAGTGACCCATTCCCTGCCCGCGCTGCCGCTTTGGCCGCTGCTGCTGTCAGTACTCTCCGCATGGGGCTTCGGAATGTGGGCTCATCTCGCTTTTTTGTACGGAGTCGGTCTGGCAGCGGTATGCTTCCACGTCTTCCTGGACTGGATGAATGCGTATGGAGTACAGTGCTTCCGGCCCTTCTGCCGCAGGTGGCGCCACCTCGATGTGCTGCCGCTCTTTGACCCGTTCCTGTTTGCGCTGCACAGTGCGGGACTGCTGCTTTGGATGCTGGGCGGCATCGAAGCCGGCCGGGTGTTCCTGCCGCTCTACGGGCTCACCTTCCTCTATATCGGCGGGCGAATGCTCTATCAGCGGCGTGTGGTGCAGCGGATCGGGAGGGAGCTGCAGCTCAGCGGGACCACCCATGTGATCCCGGGGCTTCATCCGCTGCGCTGGCAGTTCGTGCTGGAGACGGGCGGCTATTTCTACACAGGTGTGGTGCGCGGGGCCAAGGTCAAGGTGCTGGACGTCTATGCCAAGGGCAGTGGGGCGGAGGGGGCGGTCATCGAGGCAACCCTGGCCACCGACGGGGTGCGCGCCTTCCTGGGCTTCGCCCAGCGGGTGCATGTGCAGGCCGCCGCACTCGGGGACGGCTACCTGGTTCAGTGGCGCGATGTGCGCTTCTGGCACAATCACCAGCTCCCGTTCGGGGTGGATGTGCAGCTAGACCGCGACCTTAATGTGGTGAGCCATTCGTTCGGGTGGCGCAAGAAAGCATGGGACCCGCCTTTTGTATAA
- a CDS encoding 1,2-dihydroxy-3-keto-5-methylthiopentene dioxygenase has product MAEIRIRNTGERISGEENVRSFLDKQEVLYEHWNAAKLPAELQEKFVLSDEEKAQILSTFDEEIRDLAGRRGYKTWDVIALSDATPNLDELLKKFESVHTHTEDEVRAITAGRGIFIIKGTDDVGYFDVELEAGDVISVPEHKAHFFTLMENRKIVAVRLFIETEGWIAHPYDDPAFQKAQ; this is encoded by the coding sequence ATGGCAGAAATCCGCATCCGCAACACAGGCGAGCGCATCTCCGGCGAAGAGAATGTGAGATCGTTCTTAGATAAGCAAGAGGTTCTGTATGAGCACTGGAACGCAGCGAAGCTGCCGGCCGAGCTGCAGGAGAAGTTCGTGCTGAGCGACGAAGAGAAGGCACAGATCCTCTCCACCTTCGACGAAGAGATCCGTGATCTTGCAGGCCGCCGCGGTTACAAAACCTGGGATGTTATCGCCCTCTCCGACGCTACACCGAACCTGGACGAGCTGCTGAAGAAATTCGAGTCCGTCCACACCCACACGGAAGATGAAGTGCGGGCCATTACGGCAGGCCGGGGCATCTTCATCATCAAAGGCACCGACGATGTCGGATACTTCGACGTTGAGCTGGAAGCCGGCGACGTGATCTCCGTACCGGAGCACAAAGCCCACTTCTTCACCCTGATGGAGAACCGCAAGATCGTTGCCGTCCGCCTGTTCATCGAGACGGAAGGCTGGATCGCTCATCCTTACGACGACCCTGCGTTCCAAAAAGCTCAATAA
- a CDS encoding phytoene desaturase family protein, which translates to MDAFHQRYFRDPRLLAMMNRYATYVGSSPYETPATLSMIAYLELVRGVYYIPGGNYRLVEALERLARRTGVEIRTGVRTEAILERDGRIRGVQAGGETLQADFVVSNADYFTTRGLITDGGSAARESAGGRRTSSRFEGASLSSSGFLCLFGLKGRVPGLHHHNLYYPENYGSEFADIFRDRQWPALPALYVCASSATEPERAADGTGTNLYVLINVPPEVPVYRRTRDGQPAGGTAEDARREREHTYRSLIVRRLAEAWGLPARELEARIEAEAVFGPDYIASRTGAYGGALYGSASHGWRETFFRPAPADRRIRGLYYAGGSTHPGGGTPMVTLSGINAARLIAARHR; encoded by the coding sequence ATGGATGCCTTCCACCAGCGCTATTTCCGCGATCCGCGGCTCTTGGCGATGATGAACCGCTACGCCACCTATGTCGGCTCCTCACCATATGAGACGCCCGCCACCCTGTCGATGATCGCTTACCTGGAGCTTGTGCGGGGCGTCTATTATATCCCCGGCGGCAACTACCGCCTCGTCGAAGCGCTGGAGCGGCTCGCCCGGCGGACGGGCGTCGAGATCCGTACCGGCGTGAGGACCGAAGCGATCCTGGAACGGGATGGACGGATCCGCGGCGTGCAGGCCGGCGGCGAAACGCTGCAGGCCGACTTCGTCGTGTCGAACGCCGACTACTTCACCACCCGGGGGCTGATCACGGACGGCGGTTCGGCGGCACGCGAATCTGCAGGGGGAAGGCGGACTTCCTCCCGTTTCGAAGGAGCGTCCCTCTCCTCCTCCGGTTTTCTGTGCCTGTTCGGGCTGAAAGGCCGGGTTCCCGGCCTGCATCATCACAACCTCTACTATCCGGAGAACTACGGCAGCGAGTTCGCCGACATCTTCCGTGACCGGCAGTGGCCGGCCCTGCCCGCCCTCTATGTGTGCGCCTCCTCCGCTACGGAACCGGAGCGGGCGGCGGACGGCACAGGCACGAACCTGTACGTGCTGATCAACGTGCCGCCGGAGGTGCCGGTCTACCGGCGCACGCGGGACGGGCAGCCCGCCGGTGGGACGGCGGAAGACGCGCGAAGAGAGCGCGAGCACACGTACCGCAGCCTGATCGTACGGCGGCTCGCCGAAGCCTGGGGCCTGCCGGCCCGCGAGCTCGAAGCCCGCATCGAAGCGGAGGCTGTCTTCGGCCCGGACTATATCGCTTCGCGTACCGGCGCCTACGGCGGAGCGCTGTACGGGTCCGCCTCCCACGGCTGGCGGGAGACGTTCTTCCGCCCCGCGCCCGCCGACCGGCGCATCCGGGGCTTGTACTATGCCGGCGGGTCGACCCATCCCGGCGGAGGCACGCCGATGGTGACGCTCAGCGGCATCAACGCCGCCCGGCTGATCGCCGCGAGGCACCGGTAG
- a CDS encoding CidA/LrgA family protein has protein sequence MRGFAILLGFYFIGAMLHEFAHLPLPANVMGLILFTASLFLGWIRLEWVEEASGFLIKHMLLLFAPFVVGTMVFFGRIGEEALPLLLSLFGSTFGVLWITGWTVRLLGPGRKKTEQGSTTGQREKGEGA, from the coding sequence ATGCGCGGATTTGCCATTCTGCTCGGGTTTTATTTTATCGGCGCCATGCTCCATGAGTTTGCCCATCTGCCTCTTCCGGCCAACGTCATGGGACTGATTCTGTTCACGGCGTCCCTGTTCCTCGGATGGATTCGCCTGGAGTGGGTGGAGGAGGCCAGCGGGTTCCTCATCAAGCATATGCTCCTGCTCTTCGCTCCCTTCGTCGTAGGCACGATGGTATTCTTCGGGCGGATCGGGGAAGAGGCGCTGCCGCTGCTCCTGTCTCTGTTCGGGAGCACGTTCGGGGTCCTGTGGATCACCGGATGGACGGTTCGTCTGCTTGGACCGGGCCGAAAAAAGACGGAGCAAGGAAGCACAACGGGTCAGCGGGAAAAGGGGGAGGGCGCATGA
- the metH gene encoding methionine synthase: protein MSKPSLQEQLKKKIMILDGAMGTMIQQENLTEADFGSEDLDGCNEILVVTRPDVIQKIHEAYFAAGADMVETNTFGATSVVLAEYDLQDRARELNLAAAKLAIEAANKYSTPEWPRYVIGAMGPTTKTLSVTGGVTFDELVESYQEQAEALIEAGVDALLLETSQDTLNVKAGSIGIRSAFDKLGVKLPLMISGTIEPMGTTLAGQNIESFYVSLEHLNPVSFGLNCATGPEFMRDHIRTLSEIAGTAVSCYPNAGLPDENGKYHESPESLALKLAGFAEQGWLNIAGGCCGTTPDHIRAMAETLGKFEPRKQAGVHPPAISGIETVYVEPDNRPIMVGERTNISGSRKFKRLIKEGKFEEASEIARTQVKNGAHIIDINLQDTDIDEAYAINEFLPQVVKKVKVPLMIDSTYDHIIELGLKYSQGKAIVNSINLEDGESKFEAIVPLLHKYGAAVVMILIDERGQAVSRQAKMEVADRAYELLTKKYGMKPQDIIFDPNMFPVGSGDPQYIGSAVETIEGIRMIKEKYPETMTILGLSNISFGLPDAGREVLNSVYLYHCTKAGLDYAIVNTEKLERYASIPEEERALAEELIFNTNDDTLAKFVAYFRVKKVEKKEKISNLTLEERLASYVVEGTKEGLIPDLEEALKKYAPLDIINGPLMKGMEEVGRLFNNNELIVAEVLQSAEVMKASVAHLEQYMEKADSAVKGKIILATVKGDVHDIGKNLVEIILSNNGYKIVNLGIKVPPEQLIEAYRKEKPDAIGLSGLLVKSAQQMVVTAQDMKNAGIDVPILVGGAALTRKFTKTRIAPEYDGMVLYAKDAMDGLDIANKLSDPEQRQVLIRELRESMDSDVKEAGRKEESMPALTRVMTSTVDRTVPVQVPPDLKRRVLRDYPISHLVPYVNMQMLLGHHLGLKGKVENLIAEKDPKALQLKETVDGILAEAQQAGIIKAQGMYRFFPAQSDGNDVLIYDPEDTGRVVQKFTFPRQEKEPYLCLADYLKPVSSGEMDYVGFLVVTAGHGVSELSAQWREKGDYLRSHALQAAALELAEGFAERVHQMMRDQWGFPDPAEMTMAERFGAKYRGQRFSFGYPACPNLDDQQQLFALLHPEDIGVTLTEGSMMEPEASVSAIVFAHPQARYFNA from the coding sequence ATGAGCAAGCCATCACTGCAGGAGCAGCTGAAGAAAAAAATTATGATTCTGGATGGTGCGATGGGCACCATGATCCAGCAGGAGAATCTTACGGAAGCGGATTTCGGCAGCGAGGATCTCGACGGCTGTAATGAAATTCTCGTGGTTACCCGCCCGGATGTCATCCAAAAAATCCATGAAGCGTATTTTGCCGCCGGTGCGGATATGGTGGAAACGAATACGTTCGGCGCGACGAGCGTGGTTCTGGCGGAGTACGATCTGCAGGACCGCGCTAGAGAGCTGAACCTGGCTGCGGCCAAGCTGGCGATCGAGGCAGCCAACAAATACAGTACGCCGGAGTGGCCGCGCTACGTCATCGGAGCCATGGGCCCGACGACCAAGACGCTGTCCGTAACGGGCGGTGTAACCTTCGACGAGCTCGTTGAGTCGTACCAGGAGCAGGCCGAGGCGCTGATCGAAGCGGGCGTGGATGCGCTGCTGCTCGAGACCTCGCAGGATACGCTGAACGTGAAGGCGGGCTCCATCGGGATCCGCAGCGCGTTCGACAAGCTGGGCGTGAAGCTCCCGCTTATGATCTCAGGCACCATCGAGCCGATGGGGACGACGCTTGCCGGCCAGAACATCGAATCTTTCTACGTCTCGCTGGAGCACCTGAACCCGGTCTCATTCGGACTGAACTGTGCAACCGGCCCGGAGTTCATGCGCGATCACATCCGTACGCTCTCGGAGATTGCGGGTACGGCGGTGTCCTGTTACCCGAACGCGGGTCTGCCGGATGAGAACGGTAAGTACCATGAGTCGCCGGAATCGCTGGCCTTGAAGCTGGCGGGCTTCGCCGAGCAGGGCTGGCTGAACATTGCCGGCGGCTGCTGCGGTACGACGCCGGATCATATCCGCGCCATGGCCGAGACGCTGGGCAAGTTCGAGCCGCGCAAGCAGGCCGGGGTGCACCCGCCGGCCATTTCGGGGATCGAGACGGTATACGTCGAGCCGGACAACCGGCCGATCATGGTCGGGGAGCGGACGAACATCTCCGGTTCGCGGAAGTTCAAGCGCCTGATCAAGGAAGGGAAGTTCGAGGAAGCGTCGGAGATCGCACGGACCCAGGTGAAGAACGGCGCCCATATCATCGACATCAACCTGCAGGACACGGATATCGACGAAGCATACGCGATCAACGAATTCCTGCCGCAGGTCGTCAAGAAGGTCAAAGTGCCGCTGATGATCGACTCCACCTACGATCATATCATCGAGCTGGGGCTCAAATACTCGCAGGGCAAGGCGATCGTGAACTCGATCAACCTCGAGGACGGCGAGTCGAAGTTCGAGGCGATCGTTCCGCTGCTGCACAAATACGGCGCGGCGGTTGTCATGATCCTCATCGACGAGCGCGGTCAGGCGGTTTCACGTCAGGCGAAGATGGAAGTCGCAGACCGTGCTTATGAGCTGCTGACCAAGAAATACGGCATGAAGCCGCAGGATATCATTTTTGACCCGAACATGTTCCCTGTCGGTTCCGGTGATCCGCAGTACATCGGCTCCGCCGTGGAGACGATCGAGGGCATCCGGATGATCAAGGAGAAGTATCCGGAGACGATGACGATTCTGGGCCTCAGCAACATCTCCTTCGGTCTGCCGGATGCAGGACGTGAGGTGCTGAACTCGGTGTACCTCTACCACTGTACCAAAGCCGGACTCGATTATGCGATCGTCAACACCGAGAAGCTGGAGCGCTACGCTTCGATTCCGGAAGAAGAGCGCGCGCTCGCCGAAGAGCTTATTTTTAATACGAATGATGACACGCTGGCGAAATTCGTCGCTTATTTCCGCGTGAAGAAGGTCGAGAAGAAAGAGAAAATCTCCAACCTGACCCTGGAAGAGCGTCTCGCTTCCTATGTGGTGGAGGGAACGAAGGAAGGCCTGATCCCTGACCTGGAGGAAGCGCTGAAGAAGTATGCGCCGCTCGACATCATCAACGGACCGCTGATGAAGGGGATGGAAGAGGTCGGCCGGCTCTTCAACAACAACGAGCTGATCGTGGCTGAGGTGCTGCAGAGCGCCGAGGTGATGAAGGCCTCCGTCGCCCATCTCGAGCAGTACATGGAGAAGGCGGACAGCGCGGTCAAAGGGAAGATTATCCTGGCTACCGTGAAGGGCGACGTGCACGATATCGGAAAAAACCTGGTGGAGATCATCCTCTCCAACAACGGGTACAAGATCGTGAACCTCGGCATCAAGGTCCCGCCGGAGCAGCTCATTGAAGCGTACCGCAAAGAGAAGCCGGACGCGATCGGCCTCTCGGGTCTGCTTGTCAAATCGGCGCAGCAGATGGTGGTGACGGCGCAGGACATGAAGAATGCCGGCATTGACGTGCCGATTCTGGTTGGCGGTGCGGCACTGACCCGCAAGTTCACAAAGACGCGCATCGCACCGGAATACGACGGCATGGTGCTGTACGCCAAGGATGCGATGGACGGGCTCGACATCGCCAACAAGCTCAGCGATCCGGAGCAGCGCCAGGTTCTCATCCGCGAACTGCGGGAGAGCATGGACTCGGACGTCAAGGAAGCCGGCCGCAAGGAAGAGAGCATGCCGGCGCTGACCCGCGTCATGACGTCCACGGTCGACCGGACCGTACCGGTTCAGGTGCCGCCGGATCTCAAACGCCGCGTGCTGCGCGACTATCCGATCTCGCACCTCGTGCCGTACGTCAACATGCAGATGCTGCTCGGACACCATCTCGGGCTGAAGGGCAAGGTCGAGAACCTGATTGCCGAGAAGGATCCGAAGGCGCTGCAGCTCAAGGAGACGGTGGACGGCATACTGGCGGAAGCCCAGCAGGCCGGCATCATCAAGGCGCAGGGGATGTACCGCTTCTTCCCGGCCCAGTCCGACGGCAACGACGTGCTGATCTACGATCCGGAGGACACCGGCCGGGTAGTGCAGAAGTTCACGTTCCCGCGGCAGGAGAAAGAACCGTATCTCTGCCTGGCGGACTACCTTAAGCCGGTAAGCAGCGGCGAGATGGATTATGTGGGCTTCCTGGTCGTGACGGCTGGACACGGCGTCAGCGAGCTGTCGGCCCAGTGGCGTGAGAAGGGCGATTACCTCCGCTCCCACGCGCTGCAGGCGGCCGCACTCGAGCTGGCGGAGGGCTTTGCCGAACGCGTGCACCAGATGATGAGGGATCAGTGGGGCTTCCCGGATCCGGCGGAGATGACGATGGCTGAGCGCTTCGGCGCAAAGTACCGCGGTCAGCGGTTCTCCTTCGGTTATCCGGCGTGTCCGAACCTCGACGACCAGCAGCAGCTGTTCGCGCTACTGCATCCGGAAGACATCGGGGTCACCCTGACGGAAGGCAGCATGATGGAGCCGGAGGCTTCGGTATCCGCCATCGTGTTCGCCCATCCGCAGGCAAGGTATTTCAACGCCTAA
- a CDS encoding phytoene desaturase family protein gives MERKEVHAMKKRPQGIVVGGGIGGLVAAILLASRGYPITLLEQNEALGGKLQPMQLGAYAFDFGPSTITMPWVFESVFREAGQPLDPELSFRKLEVNSRNGFADGTTVDLSADPLRMEEQLCSFRAEDRQGFLSLSDGSGADLPDGGGTVLLPLVLRMAGLRLPAARSRLPVRASVPRDGCLPPALFPRSAALGDDEPLRHLCRLLTI, from the coding sequence ATGGAAAGGAAGGAGGTACACGCCATGAAGAAGCGGCCGCAGGGCATCGTGGTCGGCGGAGGCATCGGAGGTCTCGTCGCGGCCATTCTGCTGGCTTCCCGGGGATACCCCATCACGCTGCTGGAACAGAATGAAGCGCTGGGCGGCAAGCTGCAGCCGATGCAGCTCGGGGCGTACGCCTTCGATTTCGGCCCGTCCACCATCACGATGCCCTGGGTATTCGAGAGCGTCTTCCGGGAAGCGGGACAGCCCTTGGACCCGGAGCTCTCGTTCCGCAAGCTCGAGGTGAACAGCCGCAATGGTTTCGCCGACGGAACCACCGTGGACCTGTCCGCCGATCCGCTGCGGATGGAAGAGCAGCTTTGCTCTTTCCGTGCTGAAGACCGGCAGGGGTTCCTGTCGCTATCTGATGGAAGTGGAGCGGATCTACCGGACGGCGGAGGAACAGTTCTTCTCCCGCTCGTTCTCCGTATGGCAGGACTTCGTCTCCCCGCGGCTCGGAGCCGCCTTCCTGTCCGTGCATCCGTTCCTCGGGATGGATGCCTTCCACCAGCGCTATTTCCGCGATCCGCGGCTCTTGGCGATGATGAACCGCTACGCCACCTATGTCGGCTCCTCACCATATGA
- a CDS encoding GNAT family N-acetyltransferase produces the protein MILTEGGAAREPAALTVRLAQGEHEIEQALRLRYSVFVEEERNLQMRSEAGLETDAYDAYCDHLIVVDEETQRVVGTYRLLPGPRAGSAIGFYSESEFNLDSFTVDRMHTLELGRSCIHPEYRGGRTIGLLWEGIADYITKHDLHYLIGCASMHLRTIEETNLIYTMLKRKDILTDRFGVRPLETHRIAGLKTVETDLEEKEVFRMLPPLMKGYQWLGAEIGGDPAYDSIFGTVDFFIVLQKDRVARRYRKHFLKS, from the coding sequence ATGATCTTGACGGAAGGCGGGGCCGCCAGAGAGCCGGCAGCCCTCACGGTAAGACTGGCGCAGGGGGAGCATGAGATCGAGCAGGCGCTGCGACTCCGGTACAGCGTGTTCGTGGAAGAAGAGAGGAACCTGCAGATGCGCTCGGAGGCGGGGCTCGAGACGGACGCCTATGACGCCTACTGCGATCACCTGATCGTCGTGGATGAGGAGACTCAGCGCGTGGTAGGCACGTACCGTCTGCTGCCGGGCCCGCGGGCCGGAAGCGCGATCGGGTTTTATTCCGAGTCGGAATTCAATCTGGACTCGTTCACGGTGGACCGGATGCACACGCTGGAGCTCGGGCGCAGCTGCATCCATCCGGAGTACCGCGGCGGGCGAACGATCGGTCTGCTGTGGGAGGGCATTGCGGACTATATCACGAAGCACGATCTGCATTATTTGATCGGCTGCGCCAGCATGCATCTGCGTACGATCGAGGAGACGAACCTGATCTACACGATGCTGAAGCGCAAGGACATCCTGACGGACCGCTTCGGCGTCCGGCCGCTGGAGACGCACCGGATTGCCGGGCTGAAGACGGTGGAGACGGATCTTGAAGAAAAAGAAGTTTTCCGCATGCTTCCCCCGCTGATGAAGGGCTATCAATGGCTCGGCGCGGAGATCGGCGGAGATCCGGCTTACGATTCGATCTTCGGGACCGTGGATTTTTTCATCGTGCTGCAGAAGGACCGCGTAGCGCGGAGGTACCGGAAGCATTTCCTGAAGAGCTGA
- a CDS encoding lysophospholipid acyltransferase family protein yields MYEWIRKFTSGDNGWLRLIYLIPRPAVHLLCVITSWILSRLPAAGLPSRVRRNMDDLLGPCGVGERRTLIRQYLFNVFMALYEILVDSGRLPGSRGWRFRVEGERHLAEALEHGRGAIVYTPHIGNFFYSYWYLCQTYDCLTVATAGSPELRPLYLKFAELGCPGLDYDSTPPLELLRKLRSHLKRGGVVFLLGDFYRPSFPAVRFFGKSTRLPAGAAVLSMEGGVPVVPFCSWREKGFVHHLRFEAPLPLASSSGRNAREEVVGVLNTYMERVIREKPAEWFYWFNAEERWEASADHHGPGQPPEMSRPAASAVQGSGTFGA; encoded by the coding sequence GTGTACGAGTGGATCCGAAAATTCACCTCCGGCGATAACGGATGGCTGCGGCTGATCTATCTGATCCCCCGGCCGGCTGTGCATCTGTTGTGCGTTATAACGTCCTGGATTCTGTCCAGGCTGCCGGCCGCCGGCTTACCGTCCCGTGTCAGACGCAATATGGATGATCTGCTCGGGCCCTGCGGAGTAGGGGAACGGAGAACGTTAATCCGGCAGTACCTCTTTAATGTATTCATGGCCTTATATGAAATCCTGGTCGATTCCGGGCGGCTTCCGGGCAGCCGGGGGTGGAGGTTCCGCGTTGAGGGGGAGAGGCATCTGGCGGAGGCGCTGGAGCATGGCCGGGGTGCCATTGTCTATACGCCGCATATCGGCAATTTCTTTTACTCCTACTGGTATCTGTGCCAAACCTACGACTGCCTGACGGTCGCTACAGCCGGAAGCCCGGAGCTTCGACCGCTGTATCTCAAGTTCGCGGAGCTGGGCTGTCCCGGATTGGACTACGACAGCACGCCCCCGCTTGAGCTGCTCCGGAAGCTGCGCAGCCACCTGAAGCGGGGCGGGGTGGTCTTCCTCCTGGGGGATTTTTACCGACCGTCGTTCCCGGCCGTACGCTTCTTCGGAAAGTCTACGCGGCTGCCGGCCGGCGCGGCGGTGCTCTCGATGGAAGGGGGAGTTCCGGTCGTTCCGTTCTGCAGCTGGAGGGAAAAGGGATTCGTACACCATCTCCGGTTCGAAGCGCCGCTGCCGCTGGCTTCAAGCTCTGGCAGGAATGCCCGCGAAGAGGTGGTAGGCGTGTTGAATACCTACATGGAACGGGTCATCCGAGAAAAGCCGGCGGAGTGGTTCTACTGGTTCAATGCCGAGGAGAGATGGGAAGCTTCGGCGGATCATCACGGCCCGGGGCAGCCGCCTGAGATGAGCCGGCCGGCAGCTTCTGCCGTGCAGGGCAGCGGCACATTCGGCGCTTAA
- the tlp gene encoding small acid-soluble spore protein Tlp, with protein MAKPDNRADNVERIQFNINHTIANFNEAEEYLAEHADEITPQDRQAIEAKNERRLQSLQSFREEIRDEAKHREQS; from the coding sequence ATGGCGAAACCGGATAATCGCGCGGATAATGTAGAAAGAATCCAATTCAACATCAACCACACGATCGCCAACTTCAATGAAGCGGAAGAATATCTGGCAGAGCATGCCGATGAGATTACCCCGCAGGACCGTCAGGCCATTGAAGCCAAAAACGAACGCCGCCTCCAGTCCCTTCAGTCTTTCCGTGAAGAAATTCGCGACGAAGCGAAGCATCGGGAGCAATCGTAA
- a CDS encoding LrgB family protein, with product MSIREFAEQPLFGIAVTILSYALALGLQRRWKALHPLLTCSVLIMLVLYGLRLPYEVYRQGGEYILFLLGPATVALGVPLYKHAQRIGQNVLPILSGVTAGSVAALLLAAGLVWALGGSRELLISMMPKSVTSPVAIEVSRQAGGFPELTAVLTVLTGLTGSLFGPAFLRLGGVRDDIAVGTAIGTSSHGIGTARIIRDSELAGSVSGFAMGAAAIITSLLFIPLYAWLQ from the coding sequence ATGAGCATCCGTGAATTTGCTGAACAGCCGCTGTTCGGCATTGCGGTAACCATCTTATCATATGCCTTGGCGCTCGGACTGCAGCGGAGATGGAAGGCGCTGCACCCGCTGCTCACCTGCTCCGTGCTGATCATGCTGGTGCTGTACGGGCTCCGGCTGCCCTACGAAGTGTACCGCCAGGGCGGGGAATACATCCTATTCCTTCTGGGCCCTGCCACCGTAGCGCTGGGCGTGCCGCTGTACAAACATGCGCAGAGGATCGGACAGAACGTCCTGCCGATCCTCTCCGGCGTGACCGCCGGTTCCGTGGCGGCCCTGCTCCTCGCTGCAGGCCTCGTCTGGGCACTGGGCGGCAGCCGGGAGCTGCTAATCTCGATGATGCCGAAGTCGGTCACCTCCCCGGTGGCGATCGAAGTATCGCGCCAGGCCGGGGGCTTTCCCGAACTGACGGCGGTGCTGACCGTGCTCACCGGGTTGACCGGCTCCCTGTTCGGGCCGGCATTCCTGCGCCTCGGCGGGGTCCGGGACGACATCGCCGTAGGTACGGCGATCGGCACGTCCTCCCACGGCATCGGCACCGCCCGGATCATCCGCGATTCGGAGCTCGCGGGAAGCGTCAGCGGCTTCGCCATGGGGGCTGCGGCGATCATCACGTCGCTGCTGTTCATTCCGCTGTATGCGTGGCTGCAGTAA
- the rnz gene encoding ribonuclease Z produces MKVELYFLGTGAGMPSKERNVTSVMLGLLAERGVYWMFDCGEGTQHQVLRAPVKIGKLEKLFITHLHGDHLYGLPGLMSSRSYQGGDTPFTIYGPKGIREFVETSLRISDSHLGYQTTIIELEPEEQVVFEDDQFVVSAAPLVHRIESFGYRIVEKPQKGRLDAERLKSLGIAFGPLFGKIKNGEDVELPDGTKLKAEEFIGPMIPGRIVTILGDTQPCVHAVTLSKDADVLVHEATFAEHRKELAVMYDHSTAIDAAKTAQEAGVGTLILTHISSRYQGEEADMLRDEARTVHGDTLLAHDHFRFEIRSSRQR; encoded by the coding sequence ATGAAGGTGGAGCTGTATTTTCTGGGAACGGGTGCCGGCATGCCTTCCAAGGAGCGCAACGTGACCTCCGTCATGCTGGGCCTGCTGGCCGAGCGCGGCGTATACTGGATGTTCGACTGCGGCGAGGGGACACAGCATCAGGTGCTCCGTGCCCCGGTCAAGATCGGCAAGCTGGAGAAGCTGTTCATTACGCATCTGCATGGCGATCATCTGTACGGACTGCCGGGGCTGATGTCCAGCCGTTCTTACCAGGGCGGGGATACGCCCTTCACCATATACGGGCCGAAGGGCATCCGAGAATTCGTCGAAACCTCGCTGCGGATCAGCGATTCGCATCTCGGCTACCAGACGACGATCATCGAGCTGGAGCCGGAAGAGCAGGTCGTTTTCGAGGACGACCAGTTTGTGGTCAGCGCGGCGCCGCTGGTGCACCGCATCGAGAGCTTCGGCTACCGGATTGTCGAGAAGCCGCAGAAGGGGCGTCTCGATGCCGAGCGCCTGAAGTCACTGGGCATCGCTTTCGGGCCGCTCTTCGGCAAAATCAAGAACGGCGAAGACGTCGAGCTGCCGGATGGAACGAAGCTGAAAGCGGAGGAGTTCATCGGGCCGATGATCCCGGGACGCATCGTCACCATCCTCGGCGACACGCAGCCCTGTGTTCACGCCGTAACACTCTCTAAGGACGCCGACGTGCTCGTTCATGAGGCGACGTTCGCCGAGCACCGCAAGGAACTGGCCGTCATGTATGACCATTCCACGGCCATCGACGCAGCGAAGACGGCCCAAGAGGCAGGAGTGGGGACACTGATTCTGACACATATTTCTTCCCGGTACCAAGGCGAAGAGGCGGACATGCTGCGGGACGAAGCCCGCACGGTCCATGGGGACACGCTGCTGGCCCATGACCACTTCCGCTTCGAGATCCGCAGCAGCCGTCAGCGATAG